The Carassius gibelio isolate Cgi1373 ecotype wild population from Czech Republic chromosome B14, carGib1.2-hapl.c, whole genome shotgun sequence genome has a segment encoding these proteins:
- the slbp gene encoding histone RNA hairpin-binding protein: protein MSAYQKYRYENDCKPDENRNKGTSRWTHCRKRGADGNLRKSLEVGEPDKCSQSSRRQESFTTPESEGPVSRVKNWGDEVEAEEMRSNVQRDMHRYRRRILEADFPQRDRKISSGSSDSRDSKDSKESPAKGDIETDETTLIRRQKQINYGKNTLAYDRYIKEVPKLMRQPGVHPKTPNKFKKYSRRSWDQQIKLWRVKLHAWDPPAEEGSDLQQIEEIDLGEIMEFELDVECSADTEFQCPTSSGALLSLAEDSFAGTPKKMMKIEDAEMS from the exons ATGTCTGCCTATCAAAAATACAGATACGAAAACGATTGCAAACCTGATGAAAACAG GAACAAAGGCACTTCAAGATGGACCCATTGTAGGAAACGCGGTGCAGATGGTAATCTAAGAAAATCTCTCGAGGTTGGAGAGCCTGACAAATGTTCACAGAGCTCACGCAGACAAGAAAG ttTCACAACCCCAGAGAGTGAGGGACCTGTGTCCAGAGTAAAAAACTGGGGAGATGAAGTAGAGGCAGAGGAAATGCGTTCAAATGTCCAACGTGATATGCATCG ATATAGGAGGAGGATTCTTGAAGCAGATTTTCCTCAAAGAGATAGAAAAATCTCCTCTGGAAG TTCTGACTCCAGAGACTCGAAAGATTCCAAAGAATCACCTGCTAAAGGTGACATCGAGACAGACGAGACCACTCTCATAAGGAGACAAAAACAGATTAATTATGGGAAAAACACTCTTGCATATGATAGATACATCAAAGAAGTTCCCAA GCTTATGAGACAGCCTGGTGTTCATCCAAAGACTCCAAACAAATTCAAGAAGTACAGCCGACGCTCATGGGACCAGCAAATAAAACTGTGGCGTGTCAAACTTCACGCGTGGGATCCACCTGCAGAAGAGGGAAGCGACCTGCAGCAGAT AGAAGAGATTGACCTTGGTGAAATAATGGAATTTGAATTGGATGTGGAGTGTTCAGCGGATACTGAATTCCAATGTCCGACATCCAGTGGAGCATTGCTGTCTTTGGCAGAG GATTCATTTGCAGGAACCCCTAAAAAGATGATGAAAATTGAGGATGCTGAAATGTCATGA